Proteins encoded by one window of Erwinia pyrifoliae DSM 12163:
- the nrdE gene encoding class 1b ribonucleoside-diphosphate reductase subunit alpha — MAATDSTFPEAPAGTADYHALNAMLNLYDDNGHIQFEKDREAARQYFIQHVIPNSVQFNSIAERLQFLVAEGYYEACVLNAYPFEFVCSLFAQAAARRFRFQTFLGAWKFYTSYTLKTFDGKRYLEGFTERVCMVALTLAKGDQPLALALTDEILSGRFQPATPTFLNCGKQQRGELVSCFLLRIEDNMESIGRAVNSALQLSKRGGGVAFLLSNLREAGAPIKRIENQSSGVIPVMKMLEDAFSYANQLGARQGAGAVYLHAHHPDILHFLDTKRENADEKIRIKTLSLGVVIPDITFQLAKDNQPMALFSPYDVERIYALPFADISMSEKYPEMLADTRIRRTFINPREFFQTLAEIQFESGYPYIMFEDTVNRANPVPGRINMSNLCSEILQVNSPTEYNDDLSYRRIGKDISCNLGSLNVAHAMDSADFARTVEIAVRGLTAVSDQSHIHSVPSIEQGNAQSHAIGLGQMNLHGYLAREGIQYGSEAGLDFTNMYFYTVTYHALRTSNQLARERATTFSGFADSRYASGEYFNQYVGQRWHPRTAQVAALFANAGIAIPSQQQWQALKEAVMQHGLYNQNLQAIPPTGSISYINHATSSIHPIVSRIEIRKEGKTGRVYYPAPFMNNDNQALYRDAYDIGPEAIIDTYAEATRHVDQGLSLTLFFRDTATTRDINRAQIYAWKKGIKTLYYIRLRQMALQGTEVEGCVSCSL, encoded by the coding sequence TTGGCAGCGACAGACAGCACATTCCCAGAGGCCCCGGCGGGCACGGCGGATTATCACGCGCTCAATGCAATGCTCAATTTGTACGACGACAATGGCCATATTCAGTTTGAAAAAGACAGAGAAGCCGCGCGCCAGTACTTTATTCAACACGTCATCCCCAACAGCGTTCAGTTTAACTCCATCGCCGAGCGCCTGCAGTTTCTGGTGGCCGAAGGCTATTACGAAGCTTGCGTATTGAATGCCTATCCGTTCGAGTTTGTCTGTTCGCTGTTCGCCCAGGCCGCTGCACGCCGCTTCCGCTTCCAGACATTCCTCGGCGCATGGAAGTTTTACACCAGCTATACGTTGAAAACCTTTGATGGCAAACGTTATCTGGAAGGCTTTACCGAACGCGTATGTATGGTGGCATTAACGTTAGCCAAAGGTGACCAGCCGCTGGCGCTGGCGCTGACGGATGAAATTCTGAGCGGCCGCTTCCAGCCGGCAACGCCCACCTTCCTTAACTGCGGTAAGCAGCAGCGCGGTGAGCTGGTCTCCTGCTTCCTGCTGCGAATTGAAGACAATATGGAATCGATTGGTCGTGCGGTCAATTCGGCGCTGCAGCTCTCCAAGCGCGGCGGCGGCGTGGCGTTCCTGCTGTCTAATCTGCGTGAGGCCGGTGCGCCAATTAAGCGCATTGAAAACCAGTCTTCCGGCGTGATCCCGGTGATGAAGATGCTGGAAGATGCTTTCTCCTACGCTAACCAGCTGGGGGCGCGTCAGGGGGCGGGAGCGGTTTATCTGCATGCGCACCACCCGGATATCCTGCACTTCCTTGATACCAAGCGCGAAAACGCCGACGAGAAAATCCGCATCAAAACCCTGTCGCTCGGCGTGGTGATCCCCGATATCACCTTCCAGCTGGCCAAAGATAACCAGCCGATGGCGCTGTTTTCACCGTATGACGTTGAGCGAATTTATGCTTTGCCGTTCGCCGATATCAGCATGAGCGAAAAGTACCCTGAGATGCTGGCCGATACGCGTATCCGCCGCACCTTTATCAACCCGCGTGAATTTTTCCAGACGCTGGCGGAGATCCAGTTCGAGTCCGGTTATCCCTATATCATGTTTGAAGATACGGTGAACCGGGCGAATCCTGTCCCCGGGCGTATCAATATGAGTAATCTGTGCTCGGAAATTCTGCAGGTCAACAGCCCAACCGAATATAACGATGACCTGAGCTATCGCCGCATCGGCAAGGATATTTCCTGCAACCTCGGCTCGCTGAATGTCGCCCATGCGATGGATTCTGCCGATTTTGCCCGCACGGTGGAGATCGCCGTGCGCGGACTGACGGCCGTATCCGATCAAAGCCATATCCATTCGGTGCCTTCAATCGAACAGGGCAACGCGCAGTCACACGCCATTGGCCTGGGGCAGATGAACCTGCACGGCTACCTGGCGCGGGAAGGTATTCAGTACGGATCCGAAGCGGGCCTGGACTTCACTAATATGTATTTCTACACCGTGACTTACCACGCCCTGCGCACCTCAAACCAGCTGGCGCGTGAACGTGCTACCACCTTTAGCGGCTTTGCGGATTCACGTTATGCCAGCGGCGAATATTTTAACCAGTATGTCGGGCAACGCTGGCATCCACGTACTGCTCAGGTCGCCGCGCTGTTCGCCAACGCCGGGATTGCTATCCCATCGCAGCAGCAGTGGCAGGCGCTAAAAGAAGCGGTGATGCAGCACGGGCTGTACAACCAGAATTTGCAGGCGATCCCGCCGACCGGGTCGATCTCCTATATCAACCACGCCACCTCAAGTATTCACCCGATTGTGTCGCGCATTGAGATCCGTAAAGAGGGTAAGACTGGCCGCGTCTATTATCCTGCCCCGTTTATGAATAACGATAATCAGGCATTGTATCGTGATGCCTATGATATCGGGCCGGAAGCGATTATCGATACCTATGCCGAAGCCACCCGCCACGTCGATCAGGGGCTGTCGCTGACGCTGTTCTTCCGCGATACCGCTACCACGCGCGATATCAATCGTGCGCAAATTTACGCCTGGAAGAAAGGCATTAAAACGCTGTACTACATTCGTCTGCGTCAGATGGCCCTGCAGGGCACCGAGGTCGAAGGCTGTGTCTCCTGCTCGCTGTAA